The Peribacillus simplex genome contains a region encoding:
- a CDS encoding transglycosylase domain-containing protein produces MELIPSERFKRTTKYVRAFIILATIGLTILFVLLLSLLIYAKILGPPPLVVPQSTLYYSDDGNVIGETDNGQKRYWAGMESISPQLIQATVAVEDRQFYTHNGFDIKRIGGAILADIKAMSKVQGASTITQQYARNLFLGHDKTWSRKFNEAFYTIRLEMNYSKKEILEGYLNTIYYGHGAYGAQAASQYYFGKDAKDLTLPEASMLAGIPKGPSNYSPLDNFEKAKSRQKVVLQAMKNKNYISGKNIAEALGTSLTLKGEHGTVTNKTAPYFQDAVKQALKSQLHLDDRTIELGGLRVYTTLDETQQDAAEEVLSNTIPKSSGIQASIVAMDPDTGEVRALVGGKDYSESPFNRATQAVRQPGSTMKPLLYYSALENGFTPSTTLKSETTTFSFDDGHSSYTPHNYNHQYAEGEITMAQAIALSDNIFAVKTHLFLGEQTLVDTAHRFGITAKMDAVPSLALGTSGVRAIEMVNAYSILANGGKKVKPVFIKKVENQKGEVIFDENEKPEQILDEDKAFVMTQMLTGVFDETLNGYTKVTGSTISSQLTRPYAGKSGSTPTDSWMIGYTPGLVAGVWTGYDQGKKIEIPAEKGYAKKIWASYMEKGLQGKPAKSFKETKNVIGVNVNPVSGKLATKDCPVSRLTYYVKGTEPVEYCAEHFKGEDPKHSPKEEEHKKAPWYKKVLKPWG; encoded by the coding sequence CGGTGAAACGGATAATGGCCAGAAACGTTATTGGGCCGGAATGGAGTCGATTTCACCACAGCTCATCCAAGCGACTGTCGCCGTTGAGGATCGTCAATTTTATACTCATAATGGATTTGATATAAAGCGGATCGGCGGTGCCATCCTTGCTGATATTAAGGCAATGTCCAAAGTCCAGGGTGCAAGCACCATTACCCAGCAGTATGCCAGGAACCTGTTTCTCGGGCATGACAAAACGTGGTCGCGTAAGTTTAATGAGGCCTTTTATACGATACGTTTAGAAATGAATTACTCCAAAAAGGAAATTCTAGAAGGCTATTTAAATACGATTTACTACGGCCACGGCGCATATGGAGCTCAAGCTGCAAGTCAATATTACTTTGGCAAGGATGCCAAGGATTTGACTCTTCCTGAAGCGAGCATGCTGGCCGGAATACCAAAAGGGCCGTCAAATTATTCACCATTGGATAACTTTGAAAAAGCGAAATCAAGGCAGAAAGTTGTCCTGCAAGCCATGAAAAACAAAAACTACATTTCAGGAAAAAATATCGCGGAAGCATTGGGAACATCCCTTACATTAAAGGGCGAGCACGGAACGGTCACCAATAAGACCGCTCCATATTTCCAAGATGCCGTCAAACAAGCTTTAAAGTCCCAACTTCATTTAGATGACCGGACGATCGAGCTCGGCGGGCTTAGGGTCTATACCACACTGGACGAAACCCAGCAGGATGCCGCCGAGGAGGTTCTTTCCAATACCATACCCAAGTCTTCAGGCATTCAAGCCTCGATCGTGGCAATGGATCCGGATACCGGGGAGGTCCGTGCGCTGGTCGGCGGCAAGGATTATTCCGAGTCGCCATTCAATCGAGCTACACAGGCGGTTCGCCAGCCTGGTTCAACCATGAAGCCATTGCTATACTATTCAGCGCTGGAGAACGGTTTCACACCGTCCACCACCTTAAAAAGCGAGACAACTACATTTTCTTTCGATGATGGTCACTCATCTTATACACCGCATAATTACAACCATCAATATGCGGAAGGCGAAATCACGATGGCTCAGGCCATTGCTCTTTCAGATAATATCTTCGCCGTAAAAACGCACTTGTTCCTTGGGGAACAGACATTGGTCGATACGGCGCATCGCTTCGGAATCACGGCAAAGATGGATGCGGTTCCTTCCCTGGCACTCGGTACGTCAGGTGTAAGGGCAATTGAAATGGTGAACGCATACAGCATTCTGGCCAACGGCGGCAAGAAGGTTAAACCCGTGTTTATCAAAAAAGTTGAAAATCAAAAAGGTGAAGTGATTTTTGATGAAAATGAGAAACCGGAACAGATTTTGGATGAGGACAAGGCATTTGTCATGACCCAGATGCTTACAGGTGTTTTCGATGAAACCTTAAATGGCTATACGAAAGTGACCGGCAGCACCATCAGTTCCCAGCTTACCCGCCCATATGCCGGCAAATCAGGCTCCACCCCGACGGATAGCTGGATGATCGGTTACACACCGGGGCTTGTTGCGGGAGTATGGACTGGATATGATCAAGGCAAAAAGATCGAAATCCCTGCTGAAAAAGGCTATGCCAAGAAAATCTGGGCTTCCTATATGGAGAAGGGACTGCAAGGGAAACCGGCAAAATCGTTTAAGGAAACCAAAAACGTAATCGGGGTGAACGTGAATCCCGTTAGCGGAAAATTGGCCACAAAGGATTGTCCTGTCTCAAGATTGACTTATTATGTTAAAGGAACCGAACCTGTCGAATACTGTGCCGAGCACTTTAAGGGTGAGGATCCGAAACATTCCCCAAAAGAAGAAGAACATAAAAAGGCCCCGTGGTACAAAAAAGTCTTAAAACCTTGGGGATAA
- a CDS encoding YwhD family protein: MEEQPKKKVGFNIIKNDPTEGHGGYGAGVLTLDNISPVIIDVDAGEAEVDIGAMHARSAVEKGIKFLKTKEEVPNAKPYWLVWVTIEATQNGPHYAGVTACEMTVDRSIRRGYKSLPEHVNRMDKSLKRKIIVEAMDDKSKRVLADFLKNHDAGMWERSSDQLKESLTV; this comes from the coding sequence ATGGAAGAACAACCAAAGAAAAAGGTAGGCTTCAATATTATAAAAAACGACCCTACAGAAGGTCATGGCGGATATGGAGCAGGGGTTTTGACGCTCGATAATATTTCTCCGGTCATCATCGATGTGGATGCAGGTGAAGCAGAGGTCGATATCGGCGCGATGCATGCGAGGAGTGCAGTGGAAAAAGGGATCAAGTTTTTGAAGACTAAAGAGGAAGTCCCGAATGCCAAACCTTACTGGCTTGTTTGGGTGACCATTGAAGCCACACAAAACGGTCCGCACTATGCAGGTGTGACAGCATGTGAAATGACGGTCGACAGGTCAATTAGACGCGGTTACAAATCGCTTCCGGAGCATGTCAACAGAATGGATAAATCGCTGAAACGAAAAATCATCGTCGAGGCCATGGACGATAAATCAAAGCGTGTGCTTGCAGACTTCCTGAAAAATCATGATGCAGGAATGTGGGAGCGCTCTTCAGATCAGCTGAAGGAGTCATTGACGGTTTGA
- a CDS encoding site-2 protease family protein, translating to MEFIDQIGQFLHYSLEELPYVIVSLLIAFTVHEFSHAYVAYKFGDPTAKNEGRVTLNPISHLDPIGTLLILIAGFGWARPVPVNRFHFKNPKLAGVLVSFAGPFSNLIVAILGFLIFYGLLAAGVGPDLPFFVKPFLDTLINLNVLLFVFNLIPLPPLDGYRIVQDLVSADLRAKMTQYEQYGSLIFLIMIITPLGDYTIRPILDTGIKFVGGILSQFFSLLFFNQ from the coding sequence ATGGAATTCATTGATCAAATAGGACAGTTTTTGCATTATAGCTTGGAAGAACTTCCGTATGTCATAGTGTCACTGTTAATCGCATTTACGGTTCATGAATTTTCCCATGCTTATGTGGCCTATAAGTTCGGTGACCCGACTGCAAAGAATGAAGGAAGAGTCACGTTGAATCCGATTTCTCATTTGGATCCGATCGGGACGTTGTTGATATTAATAGCCGGATTTGGTTGGGCGAGACCTGTACCGGTTAATCGTTTTCATTTCAAGAATCCAAAATTGGCAGGAGTGCTCGTCTCTTTTGCCGGTCCGTTCAGTAATTTGATTGTTGCAATTTTGGGGTTTTTAATTTTTTACGGATTGCTTGCAGCAGGCGTTGGACCTGATTTACCGTTTTTCGTCAAGCCCTTCTTAGATACACTCATAAATTTAAATGTCCTTTTATTTGTATTTAATCTGATACCGCTGCCGCCGCTCGATGGCTATAGGATCGTACAGGATCTTGTATCAGCGGACTTGCGGGCAAAAATGACCCAGTATGAACAATACGGCTCCCTGATTTTCCTGATTATGATCATCACACCGCTGGGCGATTATACAATCAGACCGATTTTGGATACTGGCATTAAATTTGTAGGAGGCATCTTGAGTCAATTTTTTTCACTTTTGTTTTTTAACCAATAA
- a CDS encoding 2-hydroxymuconate tautomerase, with translation MPYVTVKMLEGRTDEQKKALVEKVTAAVTETTGAPAEAVTIFIEEMSKNHLAVAGVRKSDL, from the coding sequence ATGCCATATGTAACAGTCAAAATGCTTGAAGGCCGTACAGACGAACAAAAAAAGGCTTTAGTCGAAAAGGTGACTGCAGCCGTTACGGAAACAACTGGAGCACCAGCTGAAGCCGTGACGATTTTCATTGAAGAAATGTCAAAAAATCATTTAGCAGTAGCCGGTGTCCGTAAAAGCGATTTATAA